A single region of the Lycium barbarum isolate Lr01 chromosome 2, ASM1917538v2, whole genome shotgun sequence genome encodes:
- the LOC132625805 gene encoding histone acetyltransferase HAC1-like isoform X7, with protein sequence MNNQNQRFSRVSSSGSVGTMIPTPGMAQSANSALIGTSSVDSSMAAGSTIASSTVNTGSFLPMANVSSSVTNGYQPTSNFMVSSGGNNLVPSMSGQRMTSQMIPTPGFNSSGGANLNNNSSAQSSMSLDSPSNIAAFSSVDSTIVSQPLQQKQHVAAQNSRILHTVGSHVGGGIRSGFQNRSYGQSTGPMNGGGLGMIGNNLHLVNGSASDGYIPATTYGNSPKSLPQHFDQQHQPLMQVTGDRYGISHADTSGSGNLCLPVSSVGMVMNNQKPGAVALQSMSKINSPLITNQSNLIASGQMPNIKVQPVDQSAKMNFQSQHAVGDNHLSSYQHQHRQQPPQQFQEQHQLVQSQPQQKLQNQQHQILSRSNAFAQSHLPSDLGIQVKSEPGNHDEPQQSRVNAGQFQFSDINQIQPNSVEDHSKDAVFQGQWYSKSQDGSQIPGSFSDKQNVQEELCQRTSRKEEAYPNNLSTERSPASQAFGNREVATNNSSNSICRFNNLPREQQYYNQQKWLLFLTHARGCSAPEGKCAEQNCIKAQKLVKHMERCSTFECQYPRCPATRVLINHYRRCRDLKCPVCIPVRNFVRAQQKVARPGCNSDMPNSANGTCRSYGPGEIASRLTAKQSSVPVQTNDLQPSLKRTKIEQPSQSLILETENCFMSVSAGQSHVTQNAQLVEQHGNAVKSEVTDVMMEIPAMAVQVSPGSIDIRNDNLDGTCIQKPDGDPVVSSNAASLVKQENVKTEKDIVQPKQENTSAPPESTSGSKSGKPTIKGVSMTELFTPEQVREHIIGLRRWVGQSKAKAEKNQAMEHSMSENSCQLCAVEKLNFEPPPIYCTPCGARIKRNAMYYTIGTGDTRHYFCIPCYNEARGDTIVVDGTTIPKARMEKKKNDEETEEWWVQCDKCEAWQHQICALFNGRRNDGGQAEYTCPNCYIIEVERGERKPLPQSAVLGAKDLPRTVLSDHIEERLDRVLKKERERRATREGKNSDEVPGAEGLVVRVVSSVDKKLEVKSRFLEVFQEENYPLEFPYKSKVLLLFQKIEGVEVCLFGMYVQEFGSECAQPNHRRVYLSYLDSVKYFRPEIKAWSGEALRTYVYHEILIGYLEYCKKRGFTSCYIWACPPLKGEDYILYCHPEIQKTPKSDKLREWYLSMLRKAVKENIVADLTNLYDHFFISTGECKAKVTAARLPYFDGDYWPGAAEDMIFQLQQEEDGRKHHKKGAMKKTISKRALKASGQSDLSGNATKDILLMHKLGETISPMKEDFIMVHLQHACTHCCILMVSGNRWVCKQCKNFQLCDKCYEVEQTLEARERHPIYHKDIHMLYPTEIDDVPADTEDKDGILESEFFDTRQAFLSLCQGNHYQYDTLRRAKHSSMMVLYHLHNPTAPAFVTTCNICHLDIETGQGWRCETCPDYDVCNACYQKDGGVDHPHKLTPHLSIAERDAQNTEAREQRVLQLKKMLELLVHASQCRSSHCQYPNCRKVKGLFRHGIQCKVRASGGCVLCKKMWYLLQLHARACKVSDCHVPRCRDLKEHLRRLQQQSDSRRRAAVMEMMRQRAAEVANSAG encoded by the exons ATGAACAATCAAAACCAACGATTCTCTCGAGTTAGCTCTTCTGGCTCCGTTGGTACAATGATACCAACTCCAGGCATGGCGCAAAGTGCGAATTCGGCCCTAATTGGAACATCGTCTGTTGACAGTTCCATGGCTGCTGGGAGTACCATTGCATCCTCTACTGTCAACACTGGAAGCTTCTTGCCAATGGCTAATGTGTCTTCCAGTG TGACAAATGGATATCAACCAACTTCCAATTTCATGGTCAGTTCGGGTGGGAATAATTTGGTACCATCAATGAGTGGGCAAAGAATGACAAGCCAAATGATCCCCACTCCTGGGTTTAATTCCAGTGGTGGTGCTAATTTGAATAATAACTCTAGTGCACAGTCTTCCATGAGTTTGGACTCACCCAGTAATATAGCTGCATTTTCTAGTGTTGATTCCACAATTGTTTCACAGCCTCTGCAACAAAAGCAGCATGTTGCTGCTCAAAACAGCCGTATACTGCATACGGTTGGCAGCCATGTGGGTGGTGGAATCAGGTCAGGATTTCAGAATAGATCCTATGGACAGTCAACAGGGCCTATGAATGGCGGGGGCCTTGGAATGATTGGAAACAATTTGCATTTGGTGAATGGTTCAGCATCTGATGGCTATATACCAGCAACCACGTACGGGAACTCTCCAAAGTCGTTGCCGCAGCATTTTGATCAGCAACATCAACCATTAATGCAAG tgACAGGTGATAGATATGGTATCAGCCATGCCGATACTTCGGGGTCTGGAAACTTGTGTCTTCCTGTTTCTTCTGTGGGAATGGTCATGAATAATCAAAAACCTGGTGCTGTAGCCTTACAGTCCATGTCCAAAATAAACTCTCCTTTGATTACCAATCAGTCAAACTTGATTGCCTCTGGGCAGATGCCAAATATAAAGGTTCAACCAGTTGATCAGTCCGCGAAGATGAACTTTCAGTCCCAGCATGCAGTGGGAGATAACCATTTGTCTTCCTATCAGCATCAACACCGTCAACAGCCACCTCAGCAGTTCCAGGAGCAACACCAACTTGTTCAATCTCAACCCCAACAGAAGCTGCAAAATCAGCAGCACCAAATTTTGTCAAGGAGCAATGCTTTTGCTCAATCTCATTTACCTTCTGATCTTGGTATTCAGGTAAAGTCTGAGCCTGGAAATCATGATGAACCTCAACAGTCTCGGGTCAATGCTGGGCAATTTCAGTTTTCCGACATAAATCAGATTCAGCCAAATTCTGTTGAAGACCATTCTAAAG ATGCAGTATTTCAGGGTCAATGGTATTCCAAGTCGCAAGATGGGAGTCAAATTCCAGGTAGCTTCTCAGATAAGCAAAATGTGCAAGAGGAGTTGTGTCAGAGAACTTCCAGGAAGGAAGAAGCTTATCCAAATAATTTGTCCACAGAGAGATCACCGGCCAGTCAAGCTTTTGGTAACAGAGAAGTTGCTACAAATAACTCAAGCAACTCCATCTGCAGATTTAATAACCTTCCTCGTGAACAACAATATTACAATCAGCAGAAGTGGCTATTATTTTTGACTCATGCACGTGGATGTTCTGCTCCTGAAGGGAAATGTGCAGAGCAGAATTGCATAAAAGCTCAAAAACTTGTGAAGCATATGGAACGATGCAGCACTTTTGAGTGTCAATATCCTCGTTGCCCTGCAACAAGGGTCTTAATTAATCACTATAGACGGTGCAGAGATCTAAAGTGTCCTGTTTGCATTCCTGTCAGGAATTTTGTACGGGCACAGCAGAAAGTTGCTCGTCCTGGCTGTAATTCGGATATGCCAAATTCCGCTAATGGTACTTGTAGATCCTATGGTCCTGGTGAAATTGCTTCCAGGTTGACTGCCAAGCAGAGTTCAGTGCCAGTTCAAACAAATGATTTGCAGCCTTCTCTTAAGCGCACGAAGATTGAGCAACCTTCTCAATCTCTTATCTTGGAAACTGAAAATTGTTTTATGTCAGTTTCCGCCGGCCAGTCTCATGTTACCCAAAATGCCCAGCTTGTTGAACAGCACGGCAATGCTGTGAAATCTGAAGTTACTGATGTAATGATGGAAATTCCTGCTATGGCTGTGCAAGTCAGTCCCGGGAGTATTGACATACGAAATGACAATTTGGATGGTACCTGCATTCAAAAGCCTGATGGTGATCCTGTTGTATCAAGTAATGCAGCTTCACTTGTGAAACAGGAAAATGTTAAGACTGAGAAGGACATTGTTCAGCCTAAACAGGAAAATACGTCAGCACCCCCTGAAAGCACCAGTGGATCCAAGTCTGGGAAGCCTACAATAAAGGGTGTATCAATGACTGAATTATTCACCCCAGAGCAAGTCCGAGAACACATTATTGGTCTGAGGCGATGGGTTGGCCAG AGCAAAGCAAAAGCAGAAAAAAATCAAGCAATGGAACATTCCATGAGTGAAAATTCATGTCAATTATGTGCAGTTGAGAAGCTAAATTTTGAACCTCCGCCTATATATTGTACTCCTTGTGGTGCTCGTATCAAACGAAATGCAATGTATTATACCATTGGAACTGGTGATACTAGACACTACTTCTGCATTCCATGCTATAATGAGGCTCGTGGAGACACCATTGTTGTTGATGGGACCACTATTCCAAAGGCGAGGatggagaaaaagaaaaatgatgagGAAACTGAAGAATGG TGGGTTCAATGTGATAAGTGTGAAGCTTGGCAACATCAGATTTGTGCATTGTTCAATGGTAGGAGGAATGATGGTGGGCAGGCTGAGTATACCTGTCCCAATTGCTATATTATAGAGGTTGAAAGAGGTGAACGTAAGCCCTTACCACAAAGTGCTGTTCTGGGAGCGAAAGATCTGCCTCGGACAGTTCTCAGCGATCATATTGAGGAACGATTAGATCGCgttttgaagaaagaaagagagagaagagcAACACGTGAAGGAAAAAATTCTGATGAG GTTCCTGGTGCTGAAGGGCTTGTTGTAAGAGTTGTGTCATCGGTAGACAAAAAGTTAGAAGTGAAATCAAGGTTTCTCGAGGTCTTTCAAGAAGAGAACTATCCCTTGGAGTTCCCATATAAATCAAAG GTGTTATTGTTATTTCAGAAAATTGAGGGTGTAGAAGTATGCCTCTTTGGCATGTATGTTCAGGAATTTGGATCTGAATGCGCACAACCAAATCATCGCCGTGTTTATCTCTCGTATCTAGATTCTGTCAAATATTTCAGGCCAGAGATCAAAGCATGGTCTGGCGAGGCTCTTCGTACATATGTGTACCATGAAATATTG ATTGGATATTTAGAATATTGCAAAAAGCGTGGTTTCACAAGTTGCTATATATGGGCTTGTCCTCCACTGAAGGGTGAagattatatattatattgccacCCGGAAATCCAGAAAACCCCAAAATCTGACAAGCTCAGAGAGTG GTATTTATCAATGTTAAGAAAAGCTGTGAAGGAAAATATTGTTGCAGATCTCACAAATTTATATGACCATTTCTTCATCTCCACGGGCGAATGTAAAGCTAAAGTGACTGCAGCTCGCCTGCCATATTTTGATGGGGACTATTGGCCTGGTGCAGCAGAGGATATgatttttcaacttcaacaagAAGAAGATGGGAGGAAACATCATAAGAAGGGAGCTATGAAGAAGACCATATCAAAAAGAGCTCTTAAAGCATCTGGTCAATCTGATCTTTCTGGAAATGCAACTAAGGATATACTTCTAATGCACAAA CTTGGTGAAACTATTTCTCCAATGAAGGAAGATTTTATTATGGTCCATTTGCAGCACGCGTGTACTCATTGCTGTATTTTAATGGTATCCGGAAATCGTTGGGTATGCAAACAATGCAAGAACTTTCAGCTTTGCGACAA GTGCTATGAAGTTGAGCAAACACTTGAAGCCAGAGAAAGACATCCTATTTATCACAAGGATATTCATATGCTTTATCCA ACTGAAATTGATGATGTACCTGCTGATACCGAGGATAAAGATGGCATTCTTGAGAGTGAGTTTTTTGATACAAGGCAGGCATTTTTGAGCCTTTGTCAAGGAAACCATTACCAATATGATACCCTGCGGCGTGCTAAACATTCCTCAATGATGGTTCTTTACCACCTTCATAATCCCACTGCACCAGCATTTGTGACAACTTGCAATATCTGTCATCTTGACATAGAAACGGGTCAAGGTTGGCGGTGTGAAACTTGCCCTGATTATGATGTTTGTAATGCTTGTTATCAGAAGGATGGTGGAGTTGATCATCCTCACAAGTTAACTCCTCACTTATCCATTGCTGAGCGTGATGCTCAGAATACAGAAGCTAGGGAACAACGAGTTCTGCAG CTTAAGAAGATGCTTGAGCTTTTGGTGCACGCATCTCAGTGCCGCTCTTCTCATTGTCAATATCCAAACTGTCGGAAAGTTAAAGGGCTTTTCCGCCATGGTATACAGTGTAAAGTACGTGCTTCAGGAGGTTGTGTTCTCTGTAAGAAAATGTGGTATCTACTACAACTTCATGCTCGTGCATGCAAAGTATCTGATTGTCATGTGCCACGATGCAG AGATTTGAAAGAACATCTTCGGAGGCTACAACAGCAGTCTGATTCTCGGCGGCGGGCTGCTGTTATGGAGATGATGAGACAACGTGCTGCAGAGGTTGCCAACAGTGCTGGGTGA
- the LOC132625805 gene encoding histone acetyltransferase HAC1-like isoform X6, which produces MDIVKRLEEGLFKSASTKEEYLNLSTLENRLHGLIKGLRMNNQNQRFSRVSSSGSVGTMIPTPGMAQSANSALIGTSSVDSSMAAGSTIASSTVNTGSFLPMANVSSSVTNGYQPTSNFMVSSGGNNLVPSMSGQRMTSQMIPTPGFNSSGGANLNNNSSAQSSMSLDSPSNIAAFSSVDSTIVSQPLQQKQHVAAQNSRILHTVGSHVGGGIRSGFQNRSYGQSTGPMNGGGLGMIGNNLHLVNGSASDGYIPATTYGNSPKSLPQHFDQQHQPLMQGDRYGISHADTSGSGNLCLPVSSVGMVMNNQKPGAVALQSMSKINSPLITNQSNLIASGQMPNIKVQPVDQSAKMNFQSQHAVGDNHLSSYQHQHRQQPPQQFQEQHQLVQSQPQQKLQNQQHQILSRSNAFAQSHLPSDLGIQVKSEPGNHDEPQQSRVNAGQFQFSDINQIQPNSVEDHSKGTQLLPPQSSQQDICLSVSQPSEQKHQLLNSQQFVTDSKSHFSFFSNGVHSDAVFQGQWYSKSQDGSQIPGSFSDKQNVQEELCQRTSRKEEAYPNNLSTERSPASQAFGNREVATNNSSNSICRFNNLPREQQYYNQQKWLLFLTHARGCSAPEGKCAEQNCIKAQKLVKHMERCSTFECQYPRCPATRVLINHYRRCRDLKCPVCIPVRNFVRAQQKVARPGCNSDMPNSANGTCRSYGPGEIASRLTAKQSSVPVQTNDLQPSLKRTKIEQPSQSLILETENCFMSVSAGQSHVTQNAQLVEQHGNAVKSEVTDVMMEIPAMAVQVSPGSIDIRNDNLDGTCIQKPDGDPVVSSNAASLVKQENVKTEKDIVQPKQENTSAPPESTSGSKSGKPTIKGVSMTELFTPEQVREHIIGLRRWVGQSKAKAEKNQAMEHSMSENSCQLCAVEKLNFEPPPIYCTPCGARIKRNAMYYTIGTGDTRHYFCIPCYNEARGDTIVVDGTTIPKARMEKKKNDEETEEWWVQCDKCEAWQHQICALFNGRRNDGGQAEYTCPNCYIIEVERGERKPLPQSAVLGAKDLPRTVLSDHIEERLDRVLKKERERRATREGKNSDEVPGAEGLVVRVVSSVDKKLEVKSRFLEVFQEENYPLEFPYKSKVLLLFQKIEGVEVCLFGMYVQEFGSECAQPNHRRVYLSYLDSVKYFRPEIKAWSGEALRTYVYHEILIGYLEYCKKRGFTSCYIWACPPLKGEDYILYCHPEIQKTPKSDKLREWYLSMLRKAVKENIVADLTNLYDHFFISTGECKAKVTAARLPYFDGDYWPGAAEDMIFQLQQEEDGRKHHKKGAMKKTISKRALKASGQSDLSGNATKDILLMHKLGETISPMKEDFIMVHLQHACTHCCILMVSGNRWVCKQCKNFQLCDKCYEVEQTLEARERHPIYHKDIHMLYPTEIDDVPADTEDKDGILESEFFDTRQAFLSLCQGNHYQYDTLRRAKHSSMMVLYHLHNPTAPAFVTTCNICHLDIETGQGWRCETCPDYDVCNACYQKDGGVDHPHKLTPHLSIAERDAQNTEAREQRVLQLKKMLELLVHASQCRSSHCQYPNCRKVKGLFRHGIQCKVRASGGCVLCKKMWYLLQLHARACKVSDCHVPRCRDLKEHLRRLQQQSDSRRRAAVMEMMRQRAAEVANSAG; this is translated from the exons ATGGATATAGTTAAACGCTTGGAGGAGGGCTTGTTTAAAAGTGCCTCAACAAAG GAGGAGTATTTGAATCTATCAACTTTGGAGAACCGCTTACATGGCCTGATTAAAGGCCTTCGGATGAACAATCAAAACCAACGATTCTCTCGAGTTAGCTCTTCTGGCTCCGTTGGTACAATGATACCAACTCCAGGCATGGCGCAAAGTGCGAATTCGGCCCTAATTGGAACATCGTCTGTTGACAGTTCCATGGCTGCTGGGAGTACCATTGCATCCTCTACTGTCAACACTGGAAGCTTCTTGCCAATGGCTAATGTGTCTTCCAGTG TGACAAATGGATATCAACCAACTTCCAATTTCATGGTCAGTTCGGGTGGGAATAATTTGGTACCATCAATGAGTGGGCAAAGAATGACAAGCCAAATGATCCCCACTCCTGGGTTTAATTCCAGTGGTGGTGCTAATTTGAATAATAACTCTAGTGCACAGTCTTCCATGAGTTTGGACTCACCCAGTAATATAGCTGCATTTTCTAGTGTTGATTCCACAATTGTTTCACAGCCTCTGCAACAAAAGCAGCATGTTGCTGCTCAAAACAGCCGTATACTGCATACGGTTGGCAGCCATGTGGGTGGTGGAATCAGGTCAGGATTTCAGAATAGATCCTATGGACAGTCAACAGGGCCTATGAATGGCGGGGGCCTTGGAATGATTGGAAACAATTTGCATTTGGTGAATGGTTCAGCATCTGATGGCTATATACCAGCAACCACGTACGGGAACTCTCCAAAGTCGTTGCCGCAGCATTTTGATCAGCAACATCAACCATTAATGCAAG GTGATAGATATGGTATCAGCCATGCCGATACTTCGGGGTCTGGAAACTTGTGTCTTCCTGTTTCTTCTGTGGGAATGGTCATGAATAATCAAAAACCTGGTGCTGTAGCCTTACAGTCCATGTCCAAAATAAACTCTCCTTTGATTACCAATCAGTCAAACTTGATTGCCTCTGGGCAGATGCCAAATATAAAGGTTCAACCAGTTGATCAGTCCGCGAAGATGAACTTTCAGTCCCAGCATGCAGTGGGAGATAACCATTTGTCTTCCTATCAGCATCAACACCGTCAACAGCCACCTCAGCAGTTCCAGGAGCAACACCAACTTGTTCAATCTCAACCCCAACAGAAGCTGCAAAATCAGCAGCACCAAATTTTGTCAAGGAGCAATGCTTTTGCTCAATCTCATTTACCTTCTGATCTTGGTATTCAGGTAAAGTCTGAGCCTGGAAATCATGATGAACCTCAACAGTCTCGGGTCAATGCTGGGCAATTTCAGTTTTCCGACATAAATCAGATTCAGCCAAATTCTGTTGAAGACCATTCTAAAGGTACTCAGTTGCTCCCTCCTCAGTCTAGTCAGCAGGATATCTGTTTGTCAGTGTCTCAGCCTTCAGAACAAAAGCATCAATTGTTGAATTCACAACAATTTGTTACTGATTCTAAGAGTCATTTCAGCTTTTTCTCTAATGGGGTTCATTCAGATGCAGTATTTCAGGGTCAATGGTATTCCAAGTCGCAAGATGGGAGTCAAATTCCAGGTAGCTTCTCAGATAAGCAAAATGTGCAAGAGGAGTTGTGTCAGAGAACTTCCAGGAAGGAAGAAGCTTATCCAAATAATTTGTCCACAGAGAGATCACCGGCCAGTCAAGCTTTTGGTAACAGAGAAGTTGCTACAAATAACTCAAGCAACTCCATCTGCAGATTTAATAACCTTCCTCGTGAACAACAATATTACAATCAGCAGAAGTGGCTATTATTTTTGACTCATGCACGTGGATGTTCTGCTCCTGAAGGGAAATGTGCAGAGCAGAATTGCATAAAAGCTCAAAAACTTGTGAAGCATATGGAACGATGCAGCACTTTTGAGTGTCAATATCCTCGTTGCCCTGCAACAAGGGTCTTAATTAATCACTATAGACGGTGCAGAGATCTAAAGTGTCCTGTTTGCATTCCTGTCAGGAATTTTGTACGGGCACAGCAGAAAGTTGCTCGTCCTGGCTGTAATTCGGATATGCCAAATTCCGCTAATGGTACTTGTAGATCCTATGGTCCTGGTGAAATTGCTTCCAGGTTGACTGCCAAGCAGAGTTCAGTGCCAGTTCAAACAAATGATTTGCAGCCTTCTCTTAAGCGCACGAAGATTGAGCAACCTTCTCAATCTCTTATCTTGGAAACTGAAAATTGTTTTATGTCAGTTTCCGCCGGCCAGTCTCATGTTACCCAAAATGCCCAGCTTGTTGAACAGCACGGCAATGCTGTGAAATCTGAAGTTACTGATGTAATGATGGAAATTCCTGCTATGGCTGTGCAAGTCAGTCCCGGGAGTATTGACATACGAAATGACAATTTGGATGGTACCTGCATTCAAAAGCCTGATGGTGATCCTGTTGTATCAAGTAATGCAGCTTCACTTGTGAAACAGGAAAATGTTAAGACTGAGAAGGACATTGTTCAGCCTAAACAGGAAAATACGTCAGCACCCCCTGAAAGCACCAGTGGATCCAAGTCTGGGAAGCCTACAATAAAGGGTGTATCAATGACTGAATTATTCACCCCAGAGCAAGTCCGAGAACACATTATTGGTCTGAGGCGATGGGTTGGCCAG AGCAAAGCAAAAGCAGAAAAAAATCAAGCAATGGAACATTCCATGAGTGAAAATTCATGTCAATTATGTGCAGTTGAGAAGCTAAATTTTGAACCTCCGCCTATATATTGTACTCCTTGTGGTGCTCGTATCAAACGAAATGCAATGTATTATACCATTGGAACTGGTGATACTAGACACTACTTCTGCATTCCATGCTATAATGAGGCTCGTGGAGACACCATTGTTGTTGATGGGACCACTATTCCAAAGGCGAGGatggagaaaaagaaaaatgatgagGAAACTGAAGAATGG TGGGTTCAATGTGATAAGTGTGAAGCTTGGCAACATCAGATTTGTGCATTGTTCAATGGTAGGAGGAATGATGGTGGGCAGGCTGAGTATACCTGTCCCAATTGCTATATTATAGAGGTTGAAAGAGGTGAACGTAAGCCCTTACCACAAAGTGCTGTTCTGGGAGCGAAAGATCTGCCTCGGACAGTTCTCAGCGATCATATTGAGGAACGATTAGATCGCgttttgaagaaagaaagagagagaagagcAACACGTGAAGGAAAAAATTCTGATGAG GTTCCTGGTGCTGAAGGGCTTGTTGTAAGAGTTGTGTCATCGGTAGACAAAAAGTTAGAAGTGAAATCAAGGTTTCTCGAGGTCTTTCAAGAAGAGAACTATCCCTTGGAGTTCCCATATAAATCAAAG GTGTTATTGTTATTTCAGAAAATTGAGGGTGTAGAAGTATGCCTCTTTGGCATGTATGTTCAGGAATTTGGATCTGAATGCGCACAACCAAATCATCGCCGTGTTTATCTCTCGTATCTAGATTCTGTCAAATATTTCAGGCCAGAGATCAAAGCATGGTCTGGCGAGGCTCTTCGTACATATGTGTACCATGAAATATTG ATTGGATATTTAGAATATTGCAAAAAGCGTGGTTTCACAAGTTGCTATATATGGGCTTGTCCTCCACTGAAGGGTGAagattatatattatattgccacCCGGAAATCCAGAAAACCCCAAAATCTGACAAGCTCAGAGAGTG GTATTTATCAATGTTAAGAAAAGCTGTGAAGGAAAATATTGTTGCAGATCTCACAAATTTATATGACCATTTCTTCATCTCCACGGGCGAATGTAAAGCTAAAGTGACTGCAGCTCGCCTGCCATATTTTGATGGGGACTATTGGCCTGGTGCAGCAGAGGATATgatttttcaacttcaacaagAAGAAGATGGGAGGAAACATCATAAGAAGGGAGCTATGAAGAAGACCATATCAAAAAGAGCTCTTAAAGCATCTGGTCAATCTGATCTTTCTGGAAATGCAACTAAGGATATACTTCTAATGCACAAA CTTGGTGAAACTATTTCTCCAATGAAGGAAGATTTTATTATGGTCCATTTGCAGCACGCGTGTACTCATTGCTGTATTTTAATGGTATCCGGAAATCGTTGGGTATGCAAACAATGCAAGAACTTTCAGCTTTGCGACAA GTGCTATGAAGTTGAGCAAACACTTGAAGCCAGAGAAAGACATCCTATTTATCACAAGGATATTCATATGCTTTATCCA ACTGAAATTGATGATGTACCTGCTGATACCGAGGATAAAGATGGCATTCTTGAGAGTGAGTTTTTTGATACAAGGCAGGCATTTTTGAGCCTTTGTCAAGGAAACCATTACCAATATGATACCCTGCGGCGTGCTAAACATTCCTCAATGATGGTTCTTTACCACCTTCATAATCCCACTGCACCAGCATTTGTGACAACTTGCAATATCTGTCATCTTGACATAGAAACGGGTCAAGGTTGGCGGTGTGAAACTTGCCCTGATTATGATGTTTGTAATGCTTGTTATCAGAAGGATGGTGGAGTTGATCATCCTCACAAGTTAACTCCTCACTTATCCATTGCTGAGCGTGATGCTCAGAATACAGAAGCTAGGGAACAACGAGTTCTGCAG CTTAAGAAGATGCTTGAGCTTTTGGTGCACGCATCTCAGTGCCGCTCTTCTCATTGTCAATATCCAAACTGTCGGAAAGTTAAAGGGCTTTTCCGCCATGGTATACAGTGTAAAGTACGTGCTTCAGGAGGTTGTGTTCTCTGTAAGAAAATGTGGTATCTACTACAACTTCATGCTCGTGCATGCAAAGTATCTGATTGTCATGTGCCACGATGCAG AGATTTGAAAGAACATCTTCGGAGGCTACAACAGCAGTCTGATTCTCGGCGGCGGGCTGCTGTTATGGAGATGATGAGACAACGTGCTGCAGAGGTTGCCAACAGTGCTGGGTGA